The Phragmites australis chromosome 13, lpPhrAust1.1, whole genome shotgun sequence DNA window TACACCTATATACGTGACGTCGAACCCTATATTGTGTTCATGGATCAATAGCTGATACAtatattttcaacaaaataacATCATAGTCATACATTGATTATATTATAATACCATAAATAGAATCTCACATAGAATATACATCCCTAAGTTCATTAGGATAAAGACATATTAGCCAACTTCAAAGAGTCCATAGACAACAACACAACtacaacaaaaacaacaaataCACCCAACGTCTAAGAGACAACTTAGGTGCGAATGTAACCTTATTCTTCTACTCTTCATCTCAATTGCCGACATAATCGTTCTTTAGTTCTTCATCTGAATTCAATGGGTAGATAAATGCTTAAGGAATGAAACGAGGATAAGACCATAAGTCTTATTTTTAGTGGAAAGCCAATTTTTATACAAAGTCTAGTTTGTGAAACAAGGTTTAAAGCATTTAAGGTAAAAAAGGTTAAATCAATATTAGGGTTGTTGCATTGGAGGATATATCTATCCCGTTAGTTCTCAAGTTTTGTACTTCGTAGACACCATGGTTAGAATTTTCAAAACACAGGCACACAACCCACtcacacaaaaaaaatacacGGTAGTCCCACCTTATTGAGGTATCTATCTTACTCACCCTTGTAAAATTAGACTTTAGGCTTTCATTAATCATATTTTAATTCACTTGCACCGCCAAGCGCACACAAAATTTCACATATTTTCGCAAAAGCTTGATTATTACAAGTGTTTGATATGATTCTTTTCAACATCATGATAAGTCTTAAGCATACTAGTATTCTTTACAACATCATGATAAGTCTTAAGCATATTAGTAATAAAGTAATAATCCAAACAATCAATGTCACATTACTTAAATTAAGTATGCATGTTTATACTATTTTCAAATTCGGCACTAGTCGGTTGTGTTTATAAAACATAGGTaaaatatgatcaaggagtgTAGTACTTGTCTTTGTTAAAGtcttcttctgcttctttcTCATAATCAAGATCCTCAGGTTCCTCCTCAAACACTCCCTCCAGATAGGCAAATTAACGCTGAATATGTAAACTACAACAAAAACTACCCAAATTCTAATAAATATAACAAAAATTTAAATGaactctaaaatttatgaaatggCATAGATAGATGATCTtaaatttagataaattttgatGGAAGAGCCATAAAAGTTCAAATTGAATAGGAGAAATGATTTTGGAAAGATTTACCAAAAGGTTAATTGCAAAAATTAGAAAGGGGAAGAACATTCTTAGGATATTCTTTGAAAAAGGATTTTGGAAAATGCCTAGTTACTGACATATGGGACAAGACCCATGGTCAAGTTTGACTCGCTCGACGGTCAACGGGGTTGTACTGTGATATGGACTAGGTTCATAGGGTTTGTGCACCTGATCTATGGGCTCATGGACTGGGCCTTATTGGTCTGTGGACTAGCAGTGGACTAGAGAGGGTGGTGCACCGTGAGCCTGCTTTGGTGGTCCAAGGCTAACACGGCAGAAGTGACTGGGCATGAGGGATGACCACGTCGGCATTTAATATGATGTGGTAGCAAGTGAAGGACACGTGGCTAGCCAGACTAATTTGGTCACCGGAACAGGGGCTCTGCAGTGGCAGCGCAACGGGCAGCTCAGGGTTTCCGACGTCAGGCACGACTACACATTGGCGGCCCGTGGCCTACTTGACGGGGTGAAGGTGATGTTAGGGTCGGTGTGGCCGGAGGGTCGCCGGAGTGGTGGTGAGAGGCAGCCGAAGGTGGAGCCGGCAATGGTGAAAAATGGGTGAGGGGTGTCTGGTTgggttaaaaaattatttttttagcaaaaaatATTGATTGAGGATCAACTATTACTGTCAGCTGAAGGTTTCAATCAGTAGTAATAACCAATTATATTATCAGTTGAAATTTTCAGtcagcagtgataacccctttacTGCTAATTCCCTAACCGACAGTGGCATCAAGGACTATCATTGTTCGTTGTCTATTATCGACTTTCAAACTAACAATGAAAGTGATTTTGGAGTTGGTAACGAAGACATTTTCTGCAGTAATGTTTACACATGCATGCTGCTTCCGTGGCTGTTTCTAAGCTTCAATCATGAAAATCTGAAGCCTATTTTCTCTCGTTTCAAACAAAAAGACAACCGCAAACTTTCAGTTTCGTGACTTGTAAACCGCCCATCATAATACTGTACTTTTCCGTACATTTCTCTACAGGGAGGTAATCAGCACGTACTGCCGCGAGGTCCGGCggctagggctccggctcctcggcgccatctccctcagcctcggcctcgagGAGGACCACATCGAGAAGGTGTTgggcgagcaggagcagcacATGGCCGTGAACTACTACCCGCCTTGCCCGGAGCCCGACCTCACGTACGGCCTGCCGAAGCACACGGACCCCAACGCCCTCACCATCCTCCTCCAGGACCCCAACGTCGCCGGCCTCCAGGTCCTCAAGGACGACGACCAGTGGATTGCCGTCAACCCCCAGCCAAACGCTCTCGTCATCAACCTAGGTGACCAATTACAGGtaatatgaatatatgatgATGCAATTTTCGAATTGATGCGATGGGTTTTGATGGCTCTAGCTTATATATGCGTGCGTACAGGCACTGAGTAACGGTGTGTACAAGAGCGTGTGGCACCGCGCGGTGGTAAACGCGGCGCATGAGCGCATGTCGGTGGCATCTTTCCTGTGCCCGTGCAACAGCGCGGTGATCAGCCCCGCGGCGCGGCTCGTCTGCGGCGGGGACGCGCCCGTGTACCGGAGCTACACCTACGACGAGTACTACAGGAAGTTCTGGAGCAGGAACCTGGACCAGGAGCACTGCCTGGAGCTCTTCAGAAGCTCCCAGCCGCAGTAGTTATTTTGCACGCTAGAGACTTGCTTGAGCTTTCGCTTAACTTACTGTTTCCTGAATATCTACAACGGTGCGGCCAGCCGGCAGCATTTCGTCAGGAATGCCCCGATTGTACTGTTACTTTGTTGAGTAAGTTTGTCCTAGTAATCTTTTCTTGTACTTCCAGGAAAACTATGCCTTTTCTTGTGCGTGGCAACTCTATGTGCACCGCATTATGCCAATGCGTATGGCGCCGCAATGCATGTCATGCAAAAAGGCAAAGCCTATAATCAGTTAGGCTTTGAGCCTACTGCCGAGACTATATACTGGTACATCTTTGTGGAGTATTATTGTGGTCATCAATGGACTATTTATCTGTATTAACTGGAGCCTTTACAATTGTGTGACAATTAGTACAACTATATTTTCAGTTAGGGGTAGGATCGGTTACAAATTTTCTTTTCTGGGAAGGCAatcacaactttttcagctGCATAATAGATAGAACTATACTTTCAATCAAAGACATCAGAATTGTATAGGTAAGACATCTGTACAATTCTCCTGTCTAAGAGTAACTCTTTGGATAAAACATGGTCTTGGTTAAGCAACTTTGATAATCAATTTTCAAAAGCTATATAATTAGTTGTTACCAATCTAAATTGTTTCTATATTAACAATTTGACCACTCAATTCTAAAATGTTATATGTTTCTGAAtcgacactactacagaattcaTTTAGTAGGATGT harbors:
- the LOC133889068 gene encoding flavanone 3-dioxygenase 2-like — translated: MANQLLSTVERRETLPESYIRPESDRPRLAEVKNDSNIPLIDLASPDKQRVIAEIGLACCTYGFFQVINHGIAEDLLNKVMAVGLQFFRLPPEEKAKLYSDEPSKKIRLSTSFNVRKETVHNWRDYLRLHCHPLEEFLPEWPSNPEPFKEVISTYCREVRRLGLRLLGAISLSLGLEEDHIEKVLGEQEQHMAVNYYPPCPEPDLTYGLPKHTDPNALTILLQDPNVAGLQVLKDDDQWIAVNPQPNALVINLGDQLQALSNGVYKSVWHRAVVNAAHERMSVASFLCPCNSAVISPAARLVCGGDAPVYRSYTYDEYYRKFWSRNLDQEHCLELFRSSQPQ